DNA from Methanomicrobia archaeon:
GCCCACGCAGCACGAGCCGTACGTCTATCTCGCCGAGGTGATGGTGCATCCGGACTTCCGGCGAAAGGGGGTGGCTACCACCCTGGTGAACGAGGCGGAGCAGCATGCACAAGAAACGGGATCGAATCACCTGTATTGCTACATCTACGGCCCGAACGATGCGTCGAAAGCGTTGTTCGAGCAGCTGGGCTATTCGAGCATGAGAGCGCTCAAATCATGTGCCGTAACGGCCTATAAAAAAGCGGAGATCGCAGAGGATCACTATACGATCGAACGCGTTACGATACGAGATATTCCCGCGGTCGTGCGTCTTATCAACGAGTATTATGCAGGGTACGCGCACTTCGCGCCTTACACGCCTGAAGGGTTTGTTTCGCATCTGACCGGAATGCCGGGCTACGGCCTGGAGCGGTTCTGGGTCGCTCGCTCGCAAGACGGGGCGGATAGTGGTAGGGTGGTGGCCTGCGCGGGTTTATGGGATTGGTCAGTACTGGCAGAGATGTGCTATACGCACGAGCCGCGCCTGTGGAAGGTGATGCGCGCGCTCTATGGCTTCCTGAGCCTCTTTGGTCCCATGCCGCGGATACCAGCCGAGGGCGAGTATTTCAGGGTCTATTTCATGACCGATCACGCATTCGAGCCTGACCATGCCGCGGCGATGTCAGCCCTTATTAGCACGCTCAATAACGTCGTGCTCGATGCCAACCGCGATTTCTTCGTCGCCAATCTCGATCCGGACGACCCGCTCGTTGAGGTCATCAAAAAGTTCAAACCGCAGATCGATACGTGGCATATCTATGCCAAAGCGATCGAACGCGACGTTAAATCAGAACTACCAGCGTTCAGTCCCTTCTACGTTGATATCAGGGATTGTATTCTCTGAGTTCTTTTCGAAGCAAGGCGGTGAACCCCCCCATCGACATGGATAAGAAGGAGATGTTGCGGTA
Protein-coding regions in this window:
- a CDS encoding GNAT family N-acetyltransferase, whose translation is MIELVRIRPFEAGDTTRLLAIEKLCPHGNEQCAVGVDKKSSITARYALYDNWNVLVAEADDEDDEAEAGAGEVGGWIGWTVKQSPTQHEPYVYLAEVMVHPDFRRKGVATTLVNEAEQHAQETGSNHLYCYIYGPNDASKALFEQLGYSSMRALKSCAVTAYKKAEIAEDHYTIERVTIRDIPAVVRLINEYYAGYAHFAPYTPEGFVSHLTGMPGYGLERFWVARSQDGADSGRVVACAGLWDWSVLAEMCYTHEPRLWKVMRALYGFLSLFGPMPRIPAEGEYFRVYFMTDHAFEPDHAAAMSALISTLNNVVLDANRDFFVANLDPDDPLVEVIKKFKPQIDTWHIYAKAIERDVKSELPAFSPFYVDIRDCIL